A single Anopheles arabiensis isolate DONGOLA chromosome X, AaraD3, whole genome shotgun sequence DNA region contains:
- the LOC120906434 gene encoding uncharacterized protein LOC120906434 isoform X2 codes for MKMDSNEKKLSVINKLCGKNRHLQALRKSGVLYRRAAKLLKQYKESVEDIVNVVSPSELQASTSPELFDGENTDMESSVDPELMLFQETQDLELNLSESEDEASMDDDQDIASEDDENDPDYTKMTSEEGLRYWALARSESHASLKSLLKYLRANTDLRVPKDPRTLLRTRRNPAILSSLGNGKFWYNGIRHCLTSEMRKHTAVPQTLQYDLNIDGLPLHTRSKTQFWPILLKIVDQPDWPVMIVAIYCGPTKPESNELYLRQLVDEINLLSSTGLMVGENAITLKLRAIIADTPARAFIKGVQGHTGRHSCLKCCCEGESVSQRMVFLDTSAAKRTHKGFLDGDYILHCTGSTPLIDLDEFDIILDMIVVDRLHQIDIGLTKKLLHIWYMGVLKEWKRWNRQQREEFKQRLLKQKLPFETNQKMRPIDDLAYWKGSDCKTFLHYVAPVVLEGLLSEQEYKHFMLYFCAITIFSSTEHKEHWKAAGTMLKTFVETFADVYHKKAVTSNVHSLIHLEEEVERFGPLDYHSTYAYERKLGNIKNRLIRTNYRCLEQAIRRISEFENFTGAQQNDQPFRQPFYTQRGQTITMNVRKNLKLRNDDVNDLFMTNKNVILKFVSVRQEQDKLMIVGKMFSRIFEYFDEHISSTKLHIYSVYKDDLKNDEVLLECSDVKLKFARTIKEADGNMVLFPLLNTLND; via the exons ATGAAAATGGACTCAAATGAGAAAAAACTCTCGGTTATAAACAAATTGTGTGGCAAAAATCGCCATTTGCAGGCTCTGCGTAAGTCTGGCGTTTTATACCGAAGAGCCGCAAAACTGTTAAAGCAGTATAAAGAATCGGTGGAAGATATTGTGAATGTGGTATCGCCATCAGAACTACAAG CGTCGACTTCACCGGAGCTGTTCGATGGCGAGAATACCGATATGGAATCATCAGTTGATCCCGAACTCATGCTTTTTCAAGAAACTCAGGATTTGGAACTGAACCTAAGTGAATCGGAAGATGAAGCATCGATGGACGACGATCAGGACATAGCATCTGAGGACGATGAAAACGATCCTGACTACACCAAAATGACAAGCGAAGAGGGCTTACGGTATTGGGCGCTAGCTCGATCAGAATCGCACGCATCTTTAAAAAGTTTGTTAAAATATCTTCGAGCCAACACAGATCTCCGTGTGCCTAAAGATCCAAGGACATTGCTGCGGACACGACGAAATCCTGCTATCCTTTCGTCCTTAGGAAATGGCAAATTTTGGTATAATGGAATACGCCACTGCTTGACAAGTGAAATGCG aaaacatactGCAGTGCCACAGACGCTTCAGTACGATCTTAACATCGATGGCCTTCCTCTTCATACGCGATCTAAAACACAGTTCTGGCCAATTTTGTTGAAGATTGTTGACCAGCCGGATTGGCCAGTGATGATCGTGGCTATCTATTGCGGACCAACAAAACCGGAAAGTAATGAGCTTTATCTGCGGCAGCTAGTCGATGAGATAAATTTATTATCGAGCACTGGACTGATGGTGGGAGAAAATGCCATCACGTTAAAATTACGAGCCATCATCGCAGATACACCAGCACGAGCTTTCATTAAAG GTGTCCAAGGTCATACTGGAAGACACTCCTGTTTAAAATGTTGCTGTGAAGGAGAATCGGTGTCACAACGAATGGTCTTTTTGGATACGTCTGCGGCAAAGCGCACTCACAAAGGATTTTTAGATGGAGATTATATTCTGCATTGTACGGGGTCTACGCCGTTGATTGATTTGGACGAATTTGACATCATTCTGGATATGATTGTTGTTGATCGTCTCCATCAAATAGACATTGGTCttacaaaaaaactacttcaCATTTGGTACATGGGAGTGTTAAAAGAATGGAAAAGATGGAATCGCCAGCAACGTGAAGAATTTAAACAAAGActcctaaaacaaaaactcccctttgaaacgaaccaaaaaatgCGCCCGATTGACGACCTAGCATATTGGAAAGGATCAGATTGCAAAACGTTTCTCCATTACGTGGCTCCCGTAGTATTGGAAGGATTGTTGAGTGAGCAGGAATATAAGCATTTTATGCTTTATTTCTGTGCTATAACGATATTTTCATCAACCGAACATAAAGAACACTGGAAAGCTGCTGGTACTATGCTAAAAACTTTTGTAGAAACATTTGCCGATGTATATCATAAAAAAGCTGTTACGTCCAATGTACATAGTCTAATCCACCTCGAAGAAGAAGTAGAGCGGTTTGGTCCTCTGGACTATCACTCAACATATGCATATGAACGCAAGCTaggaaatataaaaaacaggCTCATTAGAACTAACTATAGATGTTTAGAACAGGCAATTCGTAGAATATCggaatttgaaaattttacagGAGCTCAACAAAACGATCAACCATTTCGTCAGCCGTTTTATACGCAAAGAGGGCAAACTATTACTATGAATGTGAGGAAAAATTTAAAGCTGCGAAATGATGATGTCAACGATTTGTTTATGACCAACAAAAacgtaattttaaaatttgtttcaGTAAGACAAGAGCAGGATAAGTTGATGATAgttggaaaaatgttttccCGTATTTTCGAATATTTTGACGAGCACATTTCTTCCACAAAGCTACATATATACTCTGTTTATAAAGATGATTTGAAAAATGACGAGGTTTTATTAGAATGCTCCGATGTCAAACTTAAATTTGCTAGAACTATCAAAGAAGCTGATGGAAATATGGTATTATTTCCATTATTAAATACACTCAATGACTAA
- the LOC120906434 gene encoding uncharacterized protein LOC120906434 isoform X1, with protein sequence MKMDSNEKKLSVINKLCGKNRHLQALRKSGVLYRRAAKLLKQYKESVEDIVNVVSPSELQAASTSPELFDGENTDMESSVDPELMLFQETQDLELNLSESEDEASMDDDQDIASEDDENDPDYTKMTSEEGLRYWALARSESHASLKSLLKYLRANTDLRVPKDPRTLLRTRRNPAILSSLGNGKFWYNGIRHCLTSEMRKHTAVPQTLQYDLNIDGLPLHTRSKTQFWPILLKIVDQPDWPVMIVAIYCGPTKPESNELYLRQLVDEINLLSSTGLMVGENAITLKLRAIIADTPARAFIKGVQGHTGRHSCLKCCCEGESVSQRMVFLDTSAAKRTHKGFLDGDYILHCTGSTPLIDLDEFDIILDMIVVDRLHQIDIGLTKKLLHIWYMGVLKEWKRWNRQQREEFKQRLLKQKLPFETNQKMRPIDDLAYWKGSDCKTFLHYVAPVVLEGLLSEQEYKHFMLYFCAITIFSSTEHKEHWKAAGTMLKTFVETFADVYHKKAVTSNVHSLIHLEEEVERFGPLDYHSTYAYERKLGNIKNRLIRTNYRCLEQAIRRISEFENFTGAQQNDQPFRQPFYTQRGQTITMNVRKNLKLRNDDVNDLFMTNKNVILKFVSVRQEQDKLMIVGKMFSRIFEYFDEHISSTKLHIYSVYKDDLKNDEVLLECSDVKLKFARTIKEADGNMVLFPLLNTLND encoded by the exons ATGAAAATGGACTCAAATGAGAAAAAACTCTCGGTTATAAACAAATTGTGTGGCAAAAATCGCCATTTGCAGGCTCTGCGTAAGTCTGGCGTTTTATACCGAAGAGCCGCAAAACTGTTAAAGCAGTATAAAGAATCGGTGGAAGATATTGTGAATGTGGTATCGCCATCAGAACTACAAG CAGCGTCGACTTCACCGGAGCTGTTCGATGGCGAGAATACCGATATGGAATCATCAGTTGATCCCGAACTCATGCTTTTTCAAGAAACTCAGGATTTGGAACTGAACCTAAGTGAATCGGAAGATGAAGCATCGATGGACGACGATCAGGACATAGCATCTGAGGACGATGAAAACGATCCTGACTACACCAAAATGACAAGCGAAGAGGGCTTACGGTATTGGGCGCTAGCTCGATCAGAATCGCACGCATCTTTAAAAAGTTTGTTAAAATATCTTCGAGCCAACACAGATCTCCGTGTGCCTAAAGATCCAAGGACATTGCTGCGGACACGACGAAATCCTGCTATCCTTTCGTCCTTAGGAAATGGCAAATTTTGGTATAATGGAATACGCCACTGCTTGACAAGTGAAATGCG aaaacatactGCAGTGCCACAGACGCTTCAGTACGATCTTAACATCGATGGCCTTCCTCTTCATACGCGATCTAAAACACAGTTCTGGCCAATTTTGTTGAAGATTGTTGACCAGCCGGATTGGCCAGTGATGATCGTGGCTATCTATTGCGGACCAACAAAACCGGAAAGTAATGAGCTTTATCTGCGGCAGCTAGTCGATGAGATAAATTTATTATCGAGCACTGGACTGATGGTGGGAGAAAATGCCATCACGTTAAAATTACGAGCCATCATCGCAGATACACCAGCACGAGCTTTCATTAAAG GTGTCCAAGGTCATACTGGAAGACACTCCTGTTTAAAATGTTGCTGTGAAGGAGAATCGGTGTCACAACGAATGGTCTTTTTGGATACGTCTGCGGCAAAGCGCACTCACAAAGGATTTTTAGATGGAGATTATATTCTGCATTGTACGGGGTCTACGCCGTTGATTGATTTGGACGAATTTGACATCATTCTGGATATGATTGTTGTTGATCGTCTCCATCAAATAGACATTGGTCttacaaaaaaactacttcaCATTTGGTACATGGGAGTGTTAAAAGAATGGAAAAGATGGAATCGCCAGCAACGTGAAGAATTTAAACAAAGActcctaaaacaaaaactcccctttgaaacgaaccaaaaaatgCGCCCGATTGACGACCTAGCATATTGGAAAGGATCAGATTGCAAAACGTTTCTCCATTACGTGGCTCCCGTAGTATTGGAAGGATTGTTGAGTGAGCAGGAATATAAGCATTTTATGCTTTATTTCTGTGCTATAACGATATTTTCATCAACCGAACATAAAGAACACTGGAAAGCTGCTGGTACTATGCTAAAAACTTTTGTAGAAACATTTGCCGATGTATATCATAAAAAAGCTGTTACGTCCAATGTACATAGTCTAATCCACCTCGAAGAAGAAGTAGAGCGGTTTGGTCCTCTGGACTATCACTCAACATATGCATATGAACGCAAGCTaggaaatataaaaaacaggCTCATTAGAACTAACTATAGATGTTTAGAACAGGCAATTCGTAGAATATCggaatttgaaaattttacagGAGCTCAACAAAACGATCAACCATTTCGTCAGCCGTTTTATACGCAAAGAGGGCAAACTATTACTATGAATGTGAGGAAAAATTTAAAGCTGCGAAATGATGATGTCAACGATTTGTTTATGACCAACAAAAacgtaattttaaaatttgtttcaGTAAGACAAGAGCAGGATAAGTTGATGATAgttggaaaaatgttttccCGTATTTTCGAATATTTTGACGAGCACATTTCTTCCACAAAGCTACATATATACTCTGTTTATAAAGATGATTTGAAAAATGACGAGGTTTTATTAGAATGCTCCGATGTCAAACTTAAATTTGCTAGAACTATCAAAGAAGCTGATGGAAATATGGTATTATTTCCATTATTAAATACACTCAATGACTAA